The following coding sequences lie in one Vicugna pacos chromosome 5, VicPac4, whole genome shotgun sequence genomic window:
- the LOC140696532 gene encoding uncharacterized protein, with product MLLDTNIFKVPEVPKEVVPEKKVPVAVPKKPEVPPAKVPEAAQEVVPEKKVPKAPPKKPEAPPVTVPEVPQEVVPEKKVPKAPPERPEAPPVTVPEVPQEVVPEKKVPKAPPKKPEAPPVTVPEVPEEVVPEKKVPKAPPKKPEAPPVTVPEIPQEVVPEKKVPKAPPERPEAPPVTVPEVPQEVVPEKKVPKAPPKKPEAPPVTVPEVPQEVVPEKKVPKAPPKKPEAPPVTVPEIPQEVVPEKKVPKALPKKPEAPPVTVPEIPQEVVPEKKVPKAPPERPEAPPVTVPEVPQEVVPEKKVPKALPKKPEAPPVTVPEIPQEVVPEKKVPKAPPERPEAPPVTVPEVPQEVVPEKKVPKAPPERPEAPPVTVPEVPQEVVPEKKVPKAPPKKPEAPPVSVPEVPQEIVPVKKTPVAPPKKPEVPPITVPEAPKEVAPEKKVLVAPPKKPEVPPVTGICHEL from the exons ATGTTGCTGG ATACTAATATCTTCAAAGTTCCTGAAGTTCCTAAAGAAGTTGTACCTGAAAAGAAAGTGCCTGTGGCTGTGCCCAAAAAACCAGAAGTTCCACCTGCTAAAG TGCCTGAAGCTGCTCAAGAAGTTGTCCCAGAAAAGAAAGTTCCCAAGGCACCACCCAAAAAACCAGAAGCCCCACCTGTCACAG TGCCTGAAGTTCCCCAAGAGGTTGTCCCAGAAAAGAAAGTTCCCAAGGCACCACCAGAAAGACCGGAAGCCCCACCTGTCACAG TGCCTGAAGTTCCCCAAGAAGTTGTCCCAGAAAAGAAAGTTCCCAAGGCACCACCCAAAAAACCAGAAGCCCCACCTGTCACAG TGCCTGAAGTTCCCGAAGAGGTTGTCCCAGAAAAGAAAGTTCCCAAGGCACCACCCAAAAAACCAGAAGCCCCACCTGTCACAG TGCCTGAAATTCCCCAAGAGGTTGTCCCAGAAAAGAAAGTTCCCAAGGCACCACCAGAAAGACCGGAAGCCCCACCTGTCACAG TGCCTGAAGTTCCCCAAGAGGTTGTCCCAGAAAAGAAAGTTCCCAAGGCACCACCCAAAAAACCGGAAGCCCCACCTGTCACAG TGCCTGAAGTTCCCCAAGAAGTTGTCCCAGAAAAGAAAGTTCCCAAGGCACCACCCAAAAAACCAGAAGCCCCACCTGTCACAG TGCCTGAAATTCCCCAAGAGGTTGTCCCAGAAAAGAAAGTTCCCAAGGCACTACCCAAAAAACCGGAAGCCCCACCTGTCACAG TGCCTGAAATTCCCCAAGAGGTTGTCCCAGAAAAGAAAGTTCCCAAGGCACCACCAGAAAGACCGGAAGCCCCACCTGTCACAG TGCCTGAAGTTCCCCAAGAAGTTGTCCCAGAAAAGAAAGTTCCCAAGGCACTACCCAAAAAACCGGAAGCCCCACCTGTCACAG TGCCTGAAATTCCCCAAGAGGTTGTCCCAGAAAAGAAAGTTCCCAAGGCACCACCAGAAAGACCGGAAGCCCCACCTGTCACAG TGCCTGAAGTTCCCCAAGAGGTTGTCCCAGAAAAGAAAGTTCCCAAGGCACCACCAGAAAGACCGGAAGCCCCACCTGTCACAG TGCCTGAAGTTCCCCAAGAGGTTGTCCCAGAAAAGAAAGTTCCCAAGGCACCACCCAAAAAACCGGAAGCCCCACCAGTTTCAG TGCCTGAAGTTCCTCAAGAAATTGTCCCTGTAAAGAAAACACCAGTGGCACCCCCCAAAAAGCCAGAAGTTCCACCTATTACAG TGCCTGAGGCTCCCAAGGAAGTTGCCCCTGAAAAGAAAGTGCTTGTGGCACCTCCTAAAAAGCCAGAAGTTCCACCTGTTACAGGTATTTGTCATGAACTTTAG